A window of Actinomadura viridis genomic DNA:
GCGACGGGCTGGTCCTGGAGGAGCTGGGCGAGCTGGTCGGCCTCGTCGCCGTCCAGTTCGATGCCGCCGACGGGACGGTCGGAGCCGTCGGCGGGTACGGGTACGGGGCCCTCCGGCGCGGTGTCGTAGACGAACAGCTCCCGCTCGCCCGAGTGGCGGACGAGGACGGCGAGCCGCTGCCCGCGGCGGTTCGCGACGTGGTGCAGGACGCCGGCGCCGGGAACGGTGACTGATGTGATCTGCATGATGACCTCCGATTGATCAGGTGGTGCGGTCGGCCTCCGGGGCGCCGTACTCGCCGTGCCAGTAGGCCAGCCGGCCGCGGCGGCCCACGGCGCGCAGCCGCCGTTCGGTGGCCTCCCGTACGGATCCGGTGGCGACGACGAGGACCTCGTCCCCCTCGGCCAGGGTGGTGACGGGCGCGGGGACCAGGGTGGTGCCCGCGCGGACGATCAGGCTGACCACGGCCCCGGCGGGCAGCCGCAGCTCGGAGATCTCCACTCCGTGCAGGCAGGACCCCGGGGGGACGGTCACCGTCAGCAGTTCGGCGCCGAGTTCGTCCAGCGGCGCGGCCTCGACCTGCAGCTCGCGGGCCTGGTCCGGCCGGATCAGGCCGAGCCGCCGTGCCACCAGCGGCAGGCTCGGCCCCTGGATCAGCGTGAACACGACGACCAGGACGAACACGATGTTCAGCAGGTGCCAGGCGCCCTCGACGCCCGCGACGATCGGGAAGGTGGCCAGGACGATCGGCACGGCGCCGCGCAGCCCGGCCCAGGACAGGAAGATCTGCTGGCGCCACGGGATGCGGAACGGGGGCAGGCAGGCCAGGACCGAGATCGGCCGTGCGGCCAGCAGCAGGACCAGGCCGACCACCAGGGCCGCCCCGACCGCCTCCAGCATCCGGCTCGGGGTGACCAGCAGGCCGAGCATCACGAACAGGCCGATCTGCGCCAGCCAGCCCAGGCCCTCGGCGAAGGACCGGGTGGCGGCGCGGTGCGGGAGGTGGGAGTTGCCCAGGACCAGCCCGGACAGGTACGCGGCGATGATGCCGCTGGCGTTGAGCGCTCCGGCGGCGGCGAACGCGATGATGCCGAAGCCGACGGTGGCGAGCGGGTACAGGCCCGTGGCGGGCAGCGCGATGCGCCGCAGGGCGACGACGCCGACGCGGCCGATGACGACGCCCAGCACGGCGCCCACGGCCAGCTGGTAGAGCAGGTTGCCGGCGATGCTCCCGGGGCCGGGCAGCTCGGACGCGGCGGTGCTGAACAGCAGCACCAGGATGATGGTGGGCGCGTCGTTGAACCCCGACTCCGCCTCCAGCAGCCCGCTGACCTTCGGCGGCAGCGGCAGGGTGCGCAGGACGGCGAACACGGCCGCGGCGTCCGTCGAGGACACGATCGCGCCCAGGAGAAGCGCCAGCCGCCACTCCATCCCCAGCAGGAAGTGCGCCCCGGCCGCGGTGACGAGCACCGAGACGGCCACGCCCGCGGTGGCCAGTACCCCGGCGGGCATCAGCAGCCGCCGTACGGTGGTCCACGAGGTGGTCAGGCCGCCCTCGACGAGGATCAGGGCCAGGGCCGCGGTGCCGAGCGCCTGGGCGAGCTGGGCGTTGTCGAAGTCCAGCCCCAGGCCGTCCTCGCCGATGAGCAGGCCGAGGCCCAGGAAGAACAGCAGGCTGGGCAGTCCCGCCCGGTGCGCCACCCGGGCCGCGGTGATGCCCGCCAGCAGCACCGCGCCGCCGATGAGCAGGGCGATGTAGAGCTGCTGCAAGGTCATCGTGTTCTCCCCCTGTCGCGGCGCCCGTCGTGCGCCGCGTGACCGACCGTCCGCACCGTGCCTAGGAGGGTTTTCGGCCGTCCGCCGCCCAGCGGAGCACGCTGTGCAGCGGGACGTCGGCCCGGACGATCTCCAGCAGGGACACCGAGAGCCCCCAGCCGCCGACGGCGGCGTCGACATCGGCCGGCGCGTCGACCGGGCCCGAGGCGGAGCCGCCCAGCTCGGCGAGGGTCAGCCCGGCGACGTGGCGGCGCACCTGGCTCTCCACGATCACGCTGACGGCCGCCGAGGGGTGCGGGGCCGTCCGCAGCGCGAAGCGTTCGGGATCGGAGACCGAGACCAGGGCGATCGCCTTCAGCCGCACGACCGCCCCGTCGCGGGTGACCGCCTCCAGCCACACGTCCAGCGGCTCCCACTTCAGCGGCACGCGGACCCACCGGTCGATGCCCGGGATCACCAGGACCCGGCCGGGGCCCCGTACGGTGGTGGCGCCGCCGAACCGGGAGACCACCAGGCGCTCGTCCCCGGGAACGACCCGTACCATCATCGCGACCAGTACCGGGGCCAGGACGAGCAGGAGCAGGACGGCCGATCCCCACGCGACGGTGTCGTCCGGCCGCGTCGCGGCGGCCATCAGGCCGCCCGCCGGAAGCCCGTCGGTCATGGCACCCCTCCTTCCCGGAGACGACGCTCGGGAACGTCCCTCACCTGGCCTTTCGTGGTCCGTTCCAGGGTGCCCCGCGTACGGGCGCGCGCACCATCAGGTGTGACAGCCATTTCGAGCAGGCCGATTATGTAGATCGGGCACCACCCGATGGGGTGCGTCCCCCATGGACAGGGACGGGTCCGAAGGCCGAGGCTGGTCGCATGGCTTGGGGGAGCATCGTCGCAGCGCTTCGGCGGACGGTCCGGGCACCGGCGGGTGGAGGGGAGCACGGATCGGCGCGTTCCCCGACGACCAGGCTGTTCTGGCGGATCTTCGCCGGTAACGGCGTGATCTTCGCGGTGGGGCTGACGCTGCTGGCCCTGTCCCCGGCGACGGTGTCGTCCCCCGTGCTGCTCGCCGAACTGCCGGTGCTG
This region includes:
- a CDS encoding potassium/proton antiporter, producing MTLQQLYIALLIGGAVLLAGITAARVAHRAGLPSLLFFLGLGLLIGEDGLGLDFDNAQLAQALGTAALALILVEGGLTTSWTTVRRLLMPAGVLATAGVAVSVLVTAAGAHFLLGMEWRLALLLGAIVSSTDAAAVFAVLRTLPLPPKVSGLLEAESGFNDAPTIILVLLFSTAASELPGPGSIAGNLLYQLAVGAVLGVVIGRVGVVALRRIALPATGLYPLATVGFGIIAFAAAGALNASGIIAAYLSGLVLGNSHLPHRAATRSFAEGLGWLAQIGLFVMLGLLVTPSRMLEAVGAALVVGLVLLLAARPISVLACLPPFRIPWRQQIFLSWAGLRGAVPIVLATFPIVAGVEGAWHLLNIVFVLVVVFTLIQGPSLPLVARRLGLIRPDQARELQVEAAPLDELGAELLTVTVPPGSCLHGVEISELRLPAGAVVSLIVRAGTTLVPAPVTTLAEGDEVLVVATGSVREATERRLRAVGRRGRLAYWHGEYGAPEADRTT
- a CDS encoding SPFH domain-containing protein, producing MTDGLPAGGLMAAATRPDDTVAWGSAVLLLLVLAPVLVAMMVRVVPGDERLVVSRFGGATTVRGPGRVLVIPGIDRWVRVPLKWEPLDVWLEAVTRDGAVVRLKAIALVSVSDPERFALRTAPHPSAAVSVIVESQVRRHVAGLTLAELGGSASGPVDAPADVDAAVGGWGLSVSLLEIVRADVPLHSVLRWAADGRKPS